A stretch of Leptospira andrefontaineae DNA encodes these proteins:
- a CDS encoding protein-glutamate methylesterase/protein-glutamine glutaminase, whose translation MSGHYSVMIVDDSAVVRQNLTTILTKDPNVSEIFTASDPIFALQKMQNYWPDVIVLDIEMPRMDGISFLKKIMAERPTPIVICSSLTQEGAAVTMEAFSSGAVDIISKPKLNVGGFLEESAETFLRIVQAASQSRISKLAIPNTSKPQIHKTNTDNKISADTTWKLVAIGTSTGGTNALETILTELPPLSPPIAIVQHMPEKFTAQFAKRLDSICQVGVKEAEQGEEIPPGKAVIAPGNRHMTIRMSGARFYVDLKDGPPINRHRPSVDVLFRSVSQQVGKNSVGIIMTGMGDDGARGLLEMRKTGAYTVAQDEASSVVFGMPKEAIELGAAEAILPLRRMASEILSKGGHAGSRF comes from the coding sequence ATGAGCGGACATTATTCAGTTATGATAGTGGACGACTCTGCAGTCGTTCGCCAAAACTTAACAACGATCCTAACGAAAGATCCGAATGTTTCCGAAATTTTTACCGCTTCGGATCCGATTTTCGCTCTTCAAAAAATGCAAAACTATTGGCCAGATGTAATCGTATTGGATATCGAAATGCCTAGAATGGATGGAATATCCTTTTTAAAAAAAATTATGGCGGAGAGACCTACTCCAATCGTGATCTGCTCTTCCCTGACACAGGAAGGAGCCGCCGTCACTATGGAAGCCTTTAGTTCCGGAGCTGTGGATATCATTTCGAAACCGAAATTAAATGTAGGCGGTTTTTTGGAGGAATCTGCGGAAACCTTTTTGAGGATCGTTCAAGCGGCTTCCCAATCCAGAATTTCTAAATTAGCGATTCCTAATACTAGTAAACCTCAAATACACAAAACTAATACTGATAATAAAATATCTGCGGATACAACTTGGAAATTAGTCGCCATAGGAACTTCTACAGGAGGAACAAACGCCTTAGAGACTATACTAACGGAACTTCCTCCTCTTTCCCCTCCTATCGCGATCGTCCAGCATATGCCGGAAAAGTTCACGGCACAATTCGCCAAACGTTTAGATTCCATTTGCCAAGTAGGAGTAAAGGAAGCGGAACAAGGTGAGGAAATCCCACCGGGAAAAGCTGTGATCGCTCCTGGAAACAGACATATGACGATCCGAATGAGTGGAGCTAGATTTTACGTCGACCTAAAAGATGGGCCTCCGATCAATCGGCATCGACCTTCTGTAGATGTACTTTTTCGATCCGTCTCCCAACAAGTTGGAAAGAACTCAGTGGGGATCATTATGACAGGAATGGGAGACGATGGAGCTAGAGGATTATTAGAAATGAGGAAGACTGGAGCATACACTGTTGCCCAGGACGAAGCTAGCTCTGTCGTATTCGGAATGCCTAAAGAAGCGATCGAATTAGGCGCAGCAGAAGCGATATTACCTTTAAGAAGAATGGCCTCCGAAATCCTTTCGAAAGGCGGACACGCCGGAAGTCGATTCTAA
- a CDS encoding sensor histidine kinase, translating to MSVSNTSSADYISSDNFVGSKLIPIFDVWSSSFPREEFAVFDSDLRCVYFRLSSFGQGSDKGSFLGKKYSEFGSNFLPIDDDRFVHVLKGTSFEIDSNFENRMFRIRISLLKFPDNDSKLIFLACNELGDETNQTGEISNLTERQIAFLKQEQSLYREIISIFNWRQEIEGKGGNRIWMRQALPNLNTSLMQGSGIGALITSLGALFDTAQRDEKNAIVPLAFMDLLEENFQVTKRLIKTMADAQIVFEENSLNTEELSLAEVLKVVDEQVDYMQDMLQIKKQNVVMSILKNIESQKIIICKDALKTIVREIFINAMKYSPEGAEIIVLYLRTENNFIMKFINPPNYKEIENLDCKNSEEIALFQPFFRLKKAVDERYTKEEFGIGLGLPIVRKLAEDMNARVYFTVTKSNIYEKEEREVCISIQFQMVES from the coding sequence ATGTCGGTTTCCAATACTTCCAGTGCAGATTACATATCTTCAGATAATTTTGTTGGATCAAAATTGATCCCGATCTTCGACGTCTGGTCTTCCTCTTTTCCTAGAGAAGAATTCGCCGTTTTTGATTCAGACCTAAGATGTGTATACTTTCGATTGTCTTCTTTCGGTCAAGGCTCGGATAAAGGAAGTTTTTTAGGAAAAAAATACTCCGAATTTGGTTCGAATTTTTTACCTATCGATGATGATAGATTTGTACATGTTCTAAAAGGGACTTCTTTCGAAATCGATAGTAATTTTGAAAATAGGATGTTTCGGATCCGTATCTCTCTTCTTAAGTTCCCCGATAATGATTCGAAGCTGATCTTTCTGGCATGCAATGAACTAGGTGACGAAACTAATCAAACGGGAGAAATTTCGAATCTTACTGAAAGGCAGATCGCCTTCCTCAAGCAGGAGCAATCTTTATATAGGGAGATTATTTCTATATTTAACTGGAGACAGGAGATAGAAGGTAAGGGCGGAAATCGGATTTGGATGCGACAAGCTCTTCCGAACTTGAATACTTCCCTCATGCAAGGTTCCGGTATAGGGGCTTTGATTACTTCCTTAGGAGCTTTGTTTGATACCGCTCAGAGAGATGAGAAAAATGCAATCGTTCCTCTCGCCTTTATGGATTTACTAGAAGAGAATTTTCAAGTTACTAAAAGACTGATCAAAACAATGGCCGATGCCCAAATTGTCTTTGAGGAAAATTCTCTGAATACTGAAGAGCTATCCTTAGCGGAAGTTCTGAAGGTTGTAGATGAACAAGTCGACTATATGCAGGATATGCTTCAGATCAAGAAGCAGAATGTAGTAATGTCCATTTTGAAGAACATAGAATCGCAAAAGATCATTATTTGCAAAGATGCTTTAAAGACGATCGTCAGAGAGATCTTCATCAATGCGATGAAATATTCTCCTGAAGGAGCGGAGATCATCGTTCTTTATCTTAGAACAGAAAACAATTTTATAATGAAGTTTATCAATCCTCCAAATTACAAGGAGATAGAGAACTTGGATTGTAAAAACTCGGAAGAGATCGCCTTATTCCAACCTTTTTTCAGATTAAAAAAAGCGGTAGATGAAAGATATACCAAAGAAGAATTCGGGATCGGTCTAGGTTTGCCTATCGTTCGAAAGTTGGCGGAAGATATGAATGCGAGAGTTTATTTTACCGTCACAAAATCCAATATCTACGAAAAAGAAGAACGTGAAGTCTGTATTTCTATTCAGTTCCAAATGGTTGAATCTTAG